The following proteins are co-located in the Manihot esculenta cultivar AM560-2 chromosome 9, M.esculenta_v8, whole genome shotgun sequence genome:
- the LOC110623635 gene encoding uncharacterized protein LOC110623635 has protein sequence MAEFPPNLEDGELWLPSDIFLNEVPSKYNPYRISCMEDFAGHFAALSLLQNHSSPTPSRPHPKSPLNSQRFKIAVRELSASHLPPVSLGVNGGAELGQRLNGYGSGPLLARSEPFHEFQVQPQVDSYPDTTLRVCERQRNPPQIRLHPFPGSGFGFRGGGGGGGGVRESGGTGVFHPRIVNPTTASPATTDVKRKQVVRSRAENQVNQQRNSMKSPGVNKQEDCYYHLPPEMGLPHDWTY, from the exons atGGCGGAGTTTCCTCCAAATTTGGAGGATGGAGAGCTTTGGCTTCCTTCTGATATATTTCTCAATGAAGTTCCCTCCAAATACAACCCTTATCGCATCTCTTGCATGGAGGATTTTGCTGGCCATTTTGCAGCTCTTTCTCTGCTCCAAAATCACTCATCTCCAACCCCCTCAAGGCCCCATCCAAAATCGCCGCTCAACTCGCAG AGGTTCAAAATAGCGGTTAGAGAATTATCGGCGAGCCATTTGCCACCTGTGTCCCTTGGGGTTAATGGCGGTGCTGAACTGGGTCAAAGACTTAATGGGTACGGAAGCGGACCCCTTTTGGCCAGGTCTGAACCGTTTCATGAGTTTCAAGTCCAGCCACAG GTTGACAGCTACCCGGATACAACGCTTAGGGTCTGTGAAAGGCAGCGAAACCCTCCTCAGATTCGGCTTCACCCTTTTCCGGGAAGTGGGTTTGGATTTAGAGGTggcggtggtggtggtggtggtgtgaGAGAATCTGGGGGTACTGGTGTTTTCCATCCTCGCATTGTGAACCCCACAACAGCTTCTCCTGCCACCACTGATGTTAAAAGGAAGCAAG TTGTGAGAAGCAGAGCAGAGAATCAAGTCAACCAACAGAGGAATTCCATGAAAAGTCCTGGGGTCAACAAGCAGGAGGATTGCTATTATCACCTTCCTCCAGAGATGGGTTTGCCCCATGACTGGACTTATTGA